From Terriglobales bacterium, one genomic window encodes:
- a CDS encoding PQQ-dependent sugar dehydrogenase yields MRNAPAFSPLSASCLLVLTLVASLAQAQNTDFHNAPASAKRLKDPYQGKRQILGNAHQLFHQHCARCHGENGGGSGEIPALVDGKLESVTPGEVFWFITKGDPANGMPSWAKLPARQRWEIVTYVKSLGQSQTERGNTARTERKPGKKLKAPTPSGPFADFRYEKPGTVRKITVKDLPAPYTSKSADNGPELVSRPANTWPKAPEGFKVGLYASGLDNPRLIRTAPNGDVFVAESDPGRIRVFRGMTSDGKPEEMQVFASGLSRPYGIAFYPPGANPQWLYIGNTDSVVRFPYQNGDLKARGGPQHIADLPRGGGHWTRDVQFSSDGKKMFVGVGSRSNDDDTDGNPGEKDRADILVFAPDGSAKQVYAYGIRNAGGGLAVNPKTGELWCSVNERDALGDNLVPDYITHVQEGGFYGWPWWYMGGNQDPRHKGKHPELKDKVITPDVLVQAHNASLQLTFYQGKQFPAEYQGDIFASQHGSWNRATRSGYEVVRVPLHGTGHASGEYEDFLTGFVLDNGDVWGRPVGVTVAPDGSLLVTDDGSNSIWRVTYTGK; encoded by the coding sequence GTGAGAAACGCCCCCGCCTTCTCTCCGTTGTCGGCAAGTTGCCTGCTTGTTTTGACCCTTGTTGCTTCGTTGGCCCAGGCTCAGAACACCGACTTCCACAATGCTCCAGCCTCAGCCAAGCGATTGAAAGATCCATATCAGGGAAAACGGCAGATATTGGGAAACGCCCATCAACTTTTCCACCAGCATTGCGCCCGGTGTCATGGCGAAAACGGGGGAGGCTCAGGCGAGATCCCCGCACTGGTGGACGGAAAGCTTGAGTCGGTTACGCCCGGTGAAGTCTTCTGGTTTATCACCAAAGGCGATCCGGCCAATGGCATGCCTTCCTGGGCGAAGCTACCGGCTCGGCAACGGTGGGAGATTGTCACTTATGTAAAGTCGTTGGGACAGTCGCAGACGGAGCGCGGAAATACGGCGAGGACAGAACGTAAACCAGGAAAGAAACTGAAGGCGCCGACTCCGTCAGGACCGTTCGCGGATTTTCGTTACGAAAAACCGGGCACGGTTCGCAAAATTACAGTTAAAGACCTGCCTGCGCCCTATACCTCAAAATCGGCCGACAACGGGCCTGAACTGGTTTCGCGTCCAGCAAACACCTGGCCCAAAGCACCCGAAGGATTCAAAGTTGGACTTTACGCCAGCGGACTGGACAATCCACGTCTCATTCGCACTGCTCCGAATGGCGACGTCTTCGTGGCGGAAAGCGATCCCGGGCGCATCCGGGTATTCCGCGGGATGACCAGCGACGGAAAGCCGGAGGAGATGCAGGTTTTCGCCTCCGGATTGAGTCGCCCTTACGGAATCGCTTTCTATCCACCGGGAGCGAATCCGCAGTGGCTGTACATTGGAAATACGGATTCGGTCGTCCGCTTCCCCTATCAAAATGGAGATTTGAAAGCTCGAGGCGGGCCCCAGCATATCGCCGATCTCCCCCGCGGCGGCGGCCACTGGACGCGGGACGTGCAGTTCTCTTCCGATGGAAAGAAGATGTTTGTGGGCGTCGGATCGCGATCCAACGATGACGACACCGATGGAAATCCCGGAGAGAAGGACCGTGCCGATATTCTGGTTTTTGCTCCGGATGGCTCGGCCAAGCAGGTGTATGCGTACGGCATCCGCAACGCCGGCGGGGGACTTGCTGTCAACCCAAAGACCGGCGAGTTGTGGTGCTCCGTCAATGAACGCGACGCACTGGGTGACAACCTGGTGCCCGATTACATCACTCACGTCCAGGAGGGCGGCTTCTATGGATGGCCCTGGTGGTACATGGGCGGCAATCAGGATCCCCGCCACAAGGGAAAACATCCTGAACTAAAAGACAAGGTCATCACGCCGGACGTCCTCGTCCAGGCGCACAACGCTTCATTACAGCTGACTTTCTACCAGGGTAAGCAGTTCCCCGCTGAATATCAGGGTGACATTTTCGCCTCGCAGCACGGCTCATGGAACCGGGCCACCCGCTCCGGCTACGAGGTCGTCCGAGTGCCCCTGCACGGAACCGGACATGCCAGCGGTGAGTATGAGGATTTTCTGACCGGATTCGTGCTCGACAACGGAGACGTCTGGGGAAGGCCCGTAGGCGTGACGGTGGCCCCCGATGGGTCTCTTCTGGTAACCGACGACGGGTCGAACTCCATCTGGCGAGTGACCTATACCGGAAAATAA